The sequence CCCTCCATGCCGGCCACGACGATCACCGTGTCGCTCTCCCGCAGCTGCTCCTGGATCCGGAGCACGCGCTGCAGGCCCGCGACGCCCACGTCGTGCACGGCGGTGACGGCCAGTCCGACGGCCGTGGCGACCGCCGCGGCCTCCGAAGCGACCGGCAGGTCCGAGGTCCCGGCGGAGACGACGGTCAGTGCGAAGTCCTGCGTCGCGGCCGGCCGCCAGACGAGCAGTCGGGCCGTGGCGTCGTACGAACCTCCCGGCACCTGGCCCAGGACCTCGGCGGCGGTGTCGGCGGCCACCCGGGTGACGAGGACCGGGCCGGAGTTGTGCCGCAGCAGCTCGGCGGTGATCGCGCTGATCTGTTCGGACGTCTTGCCGGGGCCGTAGACGACCTCGGGCAGGCCCTGGCGCTGTTCTCGGCCGATGTCCAGCTGCGCGAAGTCGAGGTCGTGGACGCTGGTGGGGTGCATAGGGGTCTGCTCCTGGCGGTGCGGTGCGGTCAGGGAAGCCGGCGGGCGAGCTCGGCGCCGGTCTCCTGGAGCAGGCGTCGGGTCTCGGCCATCGCGGTCGCGGGGCTCCCGGCCCGTTCGGCGAGGGAGTGTGCGGCGACGATGCCGTGGGCGGCCAGCTCGGCCAGCGGGACCTCCAGGCGCCCGGCGACGGCGGCGACCGGCACCCCCGCGCGGCGAGCCCGGTCGGCGACACCGATCGGCGCCTTGCCGCGCAGGCTCTGGGCGTCCAGGCAGCCTTCGCCCACGACGACGAGGCTCGCCCCGGCCAGCGCGGCGTCCAGGCCGAGTTCGGCCAGCAGGACCTCGACGCCCGGTTCCCGGCGCGCGCCCAGGACCAGGGCGGCGAACCCGGCCCCGCCCGCGGCTCCGGCTCCCGGTCGGTCGGACAGGTCGAGGCCCAGCTCCTTCGCCATGGCCCGGGCGTACCGGCTGAGCGCTGCTTCCAGCAGCGCGACCTGCTCGGCGTCGGCCCCCTTCTGGGGTCCGAAGACGATGGCCGCGCCGTCCGGTCCGAGCATCGGGTTGTCGACGTCGGAGGCCAGGACGAGCCGGGTGTCGCGGAGTCGGGGGTCGAGGCCGGTCAGGTCGACGGTCTCCGCTTCGGCCAGGGCCGCACCGCCGGGCGGGAGTTCGGCGCCCCGGGCGTCCAGGATGCGGGCGCCGAGCGCCTGCAGCAGGCCGGCCCCGCCGTCGGTGGTGGCGCTGCCGCCGACCGCGAGGACGATCTCCCGGCAGTCCAGGTCCATCGCGGCGGCCAGCAGTTCGCCGGTACCACGGGTGGACGCGGTCAGCGGTGCGCGCCGGTCCGCCGGCAGCAGGTGCAGTCCGGAGGCCTGGGCCAGCTCGACGACGGCGCGGTCGCCACGCACGGCCAGTTGTGCGGTGACCGGCTCACCGGTCGGGCCGCTCACCCGGACCGGCACGGCGTGGTACCCGGCCGCGAGGAACGCCGCCACCGTCCCCTCGCCGCCGTCGGCGACCGGCGCCTCCCGGACCCGCAGGTCGGGTGCGGCCTGCCGGATGCCCTCGGCCAGCCAGCGGCAGGCCTCCACGGCCGTGGCGGAGCCGCGGAACTTGTCCAGGCAGAGCAGGATCTGAGCGTGCGTCATATCAGGGTGTCCTGGTCCTGCCGCAGGTACGGGATGGTCATGGGCCCTTCCGGCAGGACGCAGACCCGGGCCTGCGGACCGGCGGCGGCGAGCGCCTCGGCCACGGTGGCCGAGATGTCGGCGGTCTGCTCGAGGTGCGCGGTGGCCAGGTCGGCGTCGCTGAGGTGGGAGGTGTGCATCACCACTCGGCAGGAGGACTGGATCCGGGCCTGGACCTGCACCTGCCACTGGTCGGGCACGGTGCGCGGCCGCGCGCTGATGTCGGCCAGCAGGGCCTGGGGGGAGGGCGCCGAGGCGAGCACCTCGCGGTACGAGCCGTGGTCGGGGAACCCGTCGCGGCACTCGGCCGCGCAGATGATCAGCCCGCCGGGCCGGACCACCGTGTGGGCGGCCGACATGCCCTTGACCGACTGGTAGAGGTTCTGGTCCAGCGGGTGGCCGGCGTTGGTGGTGATCACCACCTCGAAGCGGCGCTCGACCGGGCGCATGGCGATCCGCCGGGCAGCCGCTGTGGCGGCCGCGTGCATGGGCAGCAGATCGCCGCCGAAGGCCTCGACGATGCGCTGCTCGCGGTTGAGCACCACGTCCAGGGAGAAGGTGACGCCGGTGCCCGCGGCGATGGCGCGGACGTCGTCGTGGACGGGGTTGCCGTGGATGACGCCCCAGGTCGCCCGCGAGTCGCCGATCCGCTTGGCGTCGTGCAGGACGAGCACGGTGTCCAGCCCCGCCAGGCCCGGAGCCACCAGCTTGGGGCCGCCGGAGAAGCCGGCGAAGAAGTGCGGCTCGACGAATCCGGTGGTGATCTTGACGTCGGCGTCGACCCACTGGCTGTTGAGCCAGACCGGCACGTCGTCGCCGAAGCGGCCCAGCCAGGTGAGCTGTGCGGCGTCGCGGGCGTCGTGGTTGACGATCCGGATCCGGTCGACCACCTCGTCGCCGAACATCCGGCGCAGCTCCTGCGGGTCGTTCCCGCGGTGGGTGCCGGTGGCGACCAGGATCACCACGTCCTCGTCCCGGACGATCCCCTCCAGCTCGGCGAGGACGGCCGGGATCATCAGGTGGCGCGGCTGCGGCCGGGTGCCGTCGCAGGCCGAGATGGCCACGGTCTGCCCCGGCCGGACCCGCTCGCGCAGCGGCGGCCCGGCGACCGGGTGGCGCAGCGCCGCCCGGAGCACGGCCATTTCGTCGGCGGCGCCGGCGTGGTGGAGCGGTTCCACCACGGTGGTGACGGCGGGATCGAGATCGATGTCGAGCCCGGTCTCACCGTAGGCGAGGCGGATCTTCATGCCGGCTTCTCCCCCGCTGCGGAGAGTCCGTAGACCCGGGCAGCCGTGCCGCCGAAGATCAACGCGCGCTCGTTCGGTTCCAGGTCCTCGGTCAACTCATCCACTGCATCCACCACTTGTTCATAGGAGGCGGCCAGCAGGCAGACCGGCCAGTCGGAGCCGAACATCAGGCGCTCGGGCCCGAAGGCGTCCAGCGCGGCCTCGGCGTACGGTCGCAGGTCGGCCACGGTCCAACCCTGCGGATCGGCTTCCGTCACCATGCCGGAGAGCTTGCAGGAGACGTTGGGCTCGCGGGCCAGCTCACGCAGCAGAGCGGCCCAGGGCTCCAGCTCGCCGCCGGCGATCGGCGGCTTCGAGAGGTGGTCCAGCACGAACGGCACCTCCGGCAGCGCCCGCACGGTCTCGATGGCGGCGGGGAGTTGGTGCGGCAGGGTGAGCAGGTCGTAGCAGAGACCGGCCGCGCCGACCTCGCCCAGCCCGCGCCGCACGTCGGGGCGGGCCAGCCAGGCCGGGTCGGCCTCGCCCTGCACCAGGTGCCGCATGCCGACCAGCAACTCGCCGCCCGGCCCCTGCCGCAGCTCGGCGAGGGTGTCGGCGACGTCCGGCGCGGTGAGGTCCAGCCAGCCGACGACACCCGCGACCAGGTCTTCGGCGGCGGCCAGCGCGAGGAACTCCCGGGTCTCCGTCAGGTCGGGCAGCACTTGCACCAGCACCGTGCGCTGGATGTCCGCCGCCTGGGCGACGGGTGCCAGCTCGGCCAGTCCGAAGCCGCGCCGGATGGCCGCCAACTCCGGCGCGTCGAGCCACGGCTGCGGGCGTCTGGCCAGGTCCCAGACATGGTGGTGCGCGTCAATTCTCACGCGCGATCACTCCTCGGTCGACGGAGCCGGCTCCGCGGGTTCGGACGGGCCGGCGGGACTGCGGTGCCCCCGCTCGGGCAGGTGCTCGCGCAGCCAGCGCTCGGTGGTGTTGACGTGCATCAGCGCGGCGGCCTGGGCGAGAGCGGCGTCCCGGGCGACCAGCGCCTGGTGGATCGCCTCGTGCTCGGTGATCGTCCGGTCGGCCGTGTCGGCGTCGACCAGGCCGCGCCAGACCCGGGCACGCAGGGTGCGCCCCGAGATGTGCTCCAGCAGCGTGGCCAAGGTCTCGTTGTGGGTGGCGCGGATCACCGCCCGGTGAAAGGCGGCGTCGTGCTGGTTCAGCAGCTCGACGTCGTCGCGCGCCTCCCGCATGGCCGACAGGTGGCCGGAGACCTCGGCGAGCTCCTCATCGGTGATCCGGGTCGCGGCCAGAGCCGTGGCCACCGGCTCGAAGAGTCGGCGCGCCTCCATCAGCTCGAGGACGGTGTCGCCCTGCAGCAGTTCCACCGCGCCGCCGAGGCCCTCCAGCAGCAGGGCCGGCTCCAGGCTGGTCACGTAGGTGCCGTCACCGCGCCGGATCTCCAGCACCCGCGCCACGACCAGCGCCTTGACCGCCTCGCGCATCAGGTTCCGGGAGAGCCCCAGCGAAGCGGCGAGCTGGTGTTCGGGGGGCAGCTTGGATCCAGGCACCAGCTCACCGTCCCGGATCAGCTGGCGGATGCGGGTGATGGCCCGGTCGGTCAGTGACACGGCGCCAACTTAACAGGTGATCCGATGTCTGAGAAGACATAGGATGAATCGCGACGGCATTGCATCACGATGAATCACCGAAATGCCCTGACAAACGGTGTCTTTGAAAACCATTCGTAGTACCACCTAGACTCCGGACGCTGATGCCTAGTTAGATCCATCCTATGTATCAGCGGCGAAGAGAACTGGTCATGGGCGAGCCCGAGTTCGCCGGCCTGACTGCGGTCGTCACCGGAGGGGCCACCGGCATCGGGCTCGCCACCGCCCGACTGCTGGCCGACAGCGGCGCCCGGGTCGCCTGCCTGGACCTGGACCCGCGGGACGTCCCGGAACCGCTCGTCAGGGCCTACGTCGACATCGCCGACGAGCACTCCGTCCGCGCGGGCCTGGCCTGGGCCGCCGAGCTGCTGGGCGGCATCGACATCCTCGTCAACAGCGCCGGCATCGGCGTGCCGGGCGTCGAGGACCTCCCGGACCACGAGTGGCACCGAGCGCTGGAGATCAACGTCCTGGGAGTGGCCAGGACGACCCGGGCGGCACTGCCGTACCTGCGCCGCTCGAGCGCCCCGGCGATCGTCAACGCCTGCTGGACCGCAGCCACCACGGGTCCGGCCCCCGTCCTGTCCCTGGCCTCCGAGACCGTGCTGTCGATGACCCGCGCCACGGCCGCCGACCTGGTCGACGACGGCGTCCGGGTCACCTGCGTCAACCCCGACGCCCTGGTCACCCCCGAGGAAGTGGCCGCCGCCATCGCCTACCTGGCCAGCCCGCTCTCCGCTGCCACCACCGGTACCGAGCTCGCCGTCAACGGCGGGACGAGCGGACCTCAGCCCCGCCCCGGTACCTGACACCACCCGTCCCCCGACGCCCACCCTGCTCGCGAGGTGAACCCATGCCGCAGCACAATCCGCCGCACCCGTCCCGCTTCCCCCGGCGCACCGTACACCTGGACTTCCACACCGGCCCGCAGATCCCCGGGGTCGGCGAGGACTTCGACCCGACCGCCTTCGCGCAGACCTTCCGCGACGCCCACGTGGACAGCGTGACCGTCTTCGCCAAGTGCCACCACGGCCGCCTCTACTACGACACCGCCCGGCCGGAGCGCCACCCCGGCCTGGCCCCGGACCTCGACCTGCTGGCCGAGCAGATCGACGCCCTGCACTCCGTGGGCATCCGCGCACCCATCTACCTGTCCCTGCAGGTCGACGAGTACGCCGCCCGGGAGCACCCCGAGTGGATCGCGGTCGGCGAGGACCTCAAGCTCGCCCGCTGGTCCGCCTCGGCCTTCGACCCGGCCTGGCACACGATGGACCTGTCCAGCCCCTACGCCGACTACTTCGCCGACCAGTTGGACGAGGTGCTGCGCCGCTTCTCCCCCGTCGACGGCATCTTCATCGACATGTGCTGGGACCAGCCGAGCGCGAGCCGCTGGGCGATCGACGGCATGCGCCGCGAGGGCCTGGACCCCGCCGACGCCGACCATCGGAACCGCTACGCCACCCTGGTGGCCCGGCGCTACATGGCCCGCTACTCCGCGATGGTGGAGAAGGCGCTGCCACCGGACGCCGTCCAGGGCGTCTGGTACAACAGCCGTCCCAAGACGGGGCTGTCCGAGGAGCGGCAGTACGTGCGCCACGTCGAGATCGAGGGGCTGCCCACCGGCGGCTGGGGCTACGCGTTCCTGCCCTACGTGGCCCGCTTCGTCCGCCCGCTGGGGCTGCCGACGCTCAGTCACACCGGGCGGTTCCACGAGAGCTGGGGGGACAACGCCGCGCTCAAGCCGCGCGCCGCGCTGCTCTACGAGTGCGCCCAGATGCTGAGCCAGGGTCTGACCCGAGGCGTGGGCGACGTGCTGCACCCGCGCGGTGCGCCGTCCCCGGCGGTGTACGAGCTCATCGGGTCCGTGTACGGGCACATCGCGAAGTGCGAGCCGTTCGTCGACGGCGGCCGGATCGTCAGCGAGGTCGCGGTGATCGCCGACCCGGCGCTCGGCGACAACCCCGGCGCGAGCAACATCGGCGCGGTGCGGGCACTGCAGCAGCTGCGGGTGCAGTTCGACGTGGTCCCGCCCACCTCGGAGCTGTCCCCGTACCGGGTCGTCGTGGTACCGGAGGCGGTCACGGTGGACGACGCCCTCGCCGAGCACCTGCAGCGCTACCGGGAGGCCGGCGGAGCCGTGCTGCTGATCGGACCGGCCCTGCTGCGGGGCGGCACCGAGCCGGCCCTGCCCGACCTCCCGGTCCAGGAGCTGGCCCCGGCGCCCGCGGGCGAGTCCTTCCTCGCCTGCACCGGCGTGGCCGGGGTCCCGGAGGACTTCCCCGTGATCAGCTACGGCTCCCGGCTGACCGCCCGGGCCCTCCCGGGCGCCGAGGTCCTGGCCCGGGTGGTGGCGCCGTACTTCCCGCGCAGCTGGGACCGGTTCTGCGGGCACTCCTACACCCCGCCCGCCGACCTGACCGACGAGGTGGCCGTCGCGGTCGGCGACTCGGTGGCCGTGATCACCGTGCCGCTGCTGGAGGCGTTCCACGAGCACGGCCTGGAGGCCTACCGTCAGCTGCTCGGCGCCGCACTGGACCGGCTGCTGCCGGCCCCGCTGCTGCGGGCCGGCGGGCCGCTGCACCTGGAGACCTCCGTGGTGCGCACCGCCACGGGCACCGTGGTGCACCTGATCAGCTTCGTCCCGGCCCGGGAGACCCCGACCCTGGACCTGGTGCACGACCCGTTCCCGCTGGTCGACGTCCCCGTCTCGCTGCGGCTCGACACCGCACCGCGTTCGGTCCGGCTGGAGCCTGCGGGCGAGGAGCTCTCCTGGGAGCACGACGGCCAGTACCTGCACGTGCGGGTGACCGTCCTGGAGGGGCACGCGATGCTCGTGGTCGAGCACGACTGACCGCCTGGGCCTGACGGGTGGTGGCGCTGGTGTCGACCAGGCCCTTGGAGGTGCCGTCGAGGCCTGGTTGAAGGTGATGTTCGTGCCCTTGTTGAGGTAGTACGTGGTGTCGGCGTAGTTGTCATGGATGTCGATGTCGTGGATGGTCGGCGTCCACATGCCGATCCAGGCGCCGCTGCCGCCGCGGGCGACGTTGTTGTAGGTGTTCCAGTACGAACTGCCCTCGTCCTGGTACAGCTGGTTATTGGTGTTGTTGACGACATCGGTGAAGTTGCCCGCGAACACCGACGTGGTCGAACCGTCACCGTTGCCCTGGCCTCCGTTGGTGTAGATGGGGCCGCCGTCGTGGATGAAGCTGCCGGTGATCGTGGAGTTCTGGGTGCCGTCGGCGAGGTCGATGCCGGTTGCGACGAAACAGCGACATTGATGCTCCTTGGGGAATGACCAGGACACCGGCGGACGCGGACCCGGCCGTCATGAGGACGGTGACGGCCCGCTCGCCATGACACTGTCCACAGGTGGGGAGGTGACCCGATGAATCCTTGGCTGCCGATCGTGTCCGCGAACCAGGAGGCCCAGGCGCGTCTTTTTACACGCAATTCATCGGATGTATCACACTGCAGGGAAAGTACAGTGCTACCCCGCCCCGGGCAATAGGCCAGAGCCCGGGACCTTGTCGTGCCCCTCGGTGGTCTCATACGAAGGGGGTGCCCGCCGGGTGGTGGCCCGACGGACACCCCGTGGTTGCCGGGTCGCCCGCTGTCA is a genomic window of Kitasatospora azatica KCTC 9699 containing:
- the larB gene encoding nickel pincer cofactor biosynthesis protein LarB; protein product: MHPTSVHDLDFAQLDIGREQRQGLPEVVYGPGKTSEQISAITAELLRHNSGPVLVTRVAADTAAEVLGQVPGGSYDATARLLVWRPAATQDFALTVVSAGTSDLPVASEAAAVATAVGLAVTAVHDVGVAGLQRVLRIQEQLRESDTVIVVAGMEGALASVVGGLVGCPVIAVPVSTGYGASFEGVTALLAMHASCAAGLTVVNIDSGFGAAMAAHRLAWVGRRRA
- a CDS encoding glycerate kinase; amino-acid sequence: MTHAQILLCLDKFRGSATAVEACRWLAEGIRQAAPDLRVREAPVADGGEGTVAAFLAAGYHAVPVRVSGPTGEPVTAQLAVRGDRAVVELAQASGLHLLPADRRAPLTASTRGTGELLAAAMDLDCREIVLAVGGSATTDGGAGLLQALGARILDARGAELPPGGAALAEAETVDLTGLDPRLRDTRLVLASDVDNPMLGPDGAAIVFGPQKGADAEQVALLEAALSRYARAMAKELGLDLSDRPGAGAAGGAGFAALVLGARREPGVEVLLAELGLDAALAGASLVVVGEGCLDAQSLRGKAPIGVADRARRAGVPVAAVAGRLEVPLAELAAHGIVAAHSLAERAGSPATAMAETRRLLQETGAELARRLP
- the larA gene encoding nickel-dependent lactate racemase — its product is MKIRLAYGETGLDIDLDPAVTTVVEPLHHAGAADEMAVLRAALRHPVAGPPLRERVRPGQTVAISACDGTRPQPRHLMIPAVLAELEGIVRDEDVVILVATGTHRGNDPQELRRMFGDEVVDRIRIVNHDARDAAQLTWLGRFGDDVPVWLNSQWVDADVKITTGFVEPHFFAGFSGGPKLVAPGLAGLDTVLVLHDAKRIGDSRATWGVIHGNPVHDDVRAIAAGTGVTFSLDVVLNREQRIVEAFGGDLLPMHAAATAAARRIAMRPVERRFEVVITTNAGHPLDQNLYQSVKGMSAAHTVVRPGGLIICAAECRDGFPDHGSYREVLASAPSPQALLADISARPRTVPDQWQVQVQARIQSSCRVVMHTSHLSDADLATAHLEQTADISATVAEALAAAGPQARVCVLPEGPMTIPYLRQDQDTLI
- a CDS encoding amidohydrolase family protein, giving the protein MRIDAHHHVWDLARRPQPWLDAPELAAIRRGFGLAELAPVAQAADIQRTVLVQVLPDLTETREFLALAAAEDLVAGVVGWLDLTAPDVADTLAELRQGPGGELLVGMRHLVQGEADPAWLARPDVRRGLGEVGAAGLCYDLLTLPHQLPAAIETVRALPEVPFVLDHLSKPPIAGGELEPWAALLRELAREPNVSCKLSGMVTEADPQGWTVADLRPYAEAALDAFGPERLMFGSDWPVCLLAASYEQVVDAVDELTEDLEPNERALIFGGTAARVYGLSAAGEKPA
- a CDS encoding FadR/GntR family transcriptional regulator — translated: MSLTDRAITRIRQLIRDGELVPGSKLPPEHQLAASLGLSRNLMREAVKALVVARVLEIRRGDGTYVTSLEPALLLEGLGGAVELLQGDTVLELMEARRLFEPVATALAATRITDEELAEVSGHLSAMREARDDVELLNQHDAAFHRAVIRATHNETLATLLEHISGRTLRARVWRGLVDADTADRTITEHEAIHQALVARDAALAQAAALMHVNTTERWLREHLPERGHRSPAGPSEPAEPAPSTEE
- a CDS encoding SDR family NAD(P)-dependent oxidoreductase, giving the protein MGEPEFAGLTAVVTGGATGIGLATARLLADSGARVACLDLDPRDVPEPLVRAYVDIADEHSVRAGLAWAAELLGGIDILVNSAGIGVPGVEDLPDHEWHRALEINVLGVARTTRAALPYLRRSSAPAIVNACWTAATTGPAPVLSLASETVLSMTRATAADLVDDGVRVTCVNPDALVTPEEVAAAIAYLASPLSAATTGTELAVNGGTSGPQPRPGT
- a CDS encoding beta-galactosidase trimerization domain-containing protein, with product MPQHNPPHPSRFPRRTVHLDFHTGPQIPGVGEDFDPTAFAQTFRDAHVDSVTVFAKCHHGRLYYDTARPERHPGLAPDLDLLAEQIDALHSVGIRAPIYLSLQVDEYAAREHPEWIAVGEDLKLARWSASAFDPAWHTMDLSSPYADYFADQLDEVLRRFSPVDGIFIDMCWDQPSASRWAIDGMRREGLDPADADHRNRYATLVARRYMARYSAMVEKALPPDAVQGVWYNSRPKTGLSEERQYVRHVEIEGLPTGGWGYAFLPYVARFVRPLGLPTLSHTGRFHESWGDNAALKPRAALLYECAQMLSQGLTRGVGDVLHPRGAPSPAVYELIGSVYGHIAKCEPFVDGGRIVSEVAVIADPALGDNPGASNIGAVRALQQLRVQFDVVPPTSELSPYRVVVVPEAVTVDDALAEHLQRYREAGGAVLLIGPALLRGGTEPALPDLPVQELAPAPAGESFLACTGVAGVPEDFPVISYGSRLTARALPGAEVLARVVAPYFPRSWDRFCGHSYTPPADLTDEVAVAVGDSVAVITVPLLEAFHEHGLEAYRQLLGAALDRLLPAPLLRAGGPLHLETSVVRTATGTVVHLISFVPARETPTLDLVHDPFPLVDVPVSLRLDTAPRSVRLEPAGEELSWEHDGQYLHVRVTVLEGHAMLVVEHD